In the genome of Leptolyngbya subtilissima AS-A7, one region contains:
- the trxA gene encoding thioredoxin translates to MAVKQQFQSFEDLLAGASGPVLVDFYATWCGPCQMMAGILTTVSSQLKGQLKIVKIDTDKYPQIASQHRIAALPTLVLFKAGQPVERIEGVLPADQLVARLQPHLG, encoded by the coding sequence ATGGCGGTTAAACAGCAGTTTCAGAGTTTTGAAGACTTACTGGCTGGAGCTTCAGGCCCCGTGCTGGTCGATTTTTACGCTACCTGGTGTGGCCCTTGTCAAATGATGGCAGGCATTCTAACCACCGTCAGCAGCCAGCTCAAAGGACAGCTCAAAATTGTCAAAATCGACACCGATAAGTATCCGCAAATTGCCTCTCAACATCGAATTGCAGCCCTGCCTACGCTAGTGTTATTCAAAGCCGGGCAGCCCGTAGAGCGCATCGAAGGCGTGCTGCCAGCTGACCAGCTGGTGGCCCGGCTTCAGCCCCATCTGGGCTAG
- the folK gene encoding 2-amino-4-hydroxy-6-hydroxymethyldihydropteridine diphosphokinase → MTVVPCAIALGSNLGDSRKTLQQALTALHQNRYIDVIAQSSLYKTVAIGPPQPDILNACALLETSLSAQDLLAQLLAIEQHFGRVRRERWGPRTLDLDLLFYGQSIITEPALQVPHPRLRERAFVLIPLAEIAPHWRDPVSGQSIRSLRQAVDPTGVQPLGPIGALT, encoded by the coding sequence ATGACGGTTGTACCCTGTGCGATCGCCCTGGGCAGCAACTTGGGCGACTCTCGAAAAACTTTGCAGCAAGCCCTCACGGCTCTGCATCAAAATCGCTACATCGATGTCATAGCGCAGTCGAGCCTTTATAAAACTGTCGCCATTGGCCCCCCCCAGCCCGATATTCTAAATGCCTGTGCTCTACTCGAGACCTCCCTCTCAGCCCAAGACCTACTCGCTCAGCTACTAGCCATAGAACAGCACTTCGGTCGAGTGCGTCGTGAGCGGTGGGGCCCACGCACCCTTGACCTCGATTTGCTGTTCTATGGCCAATCGATCATCACTGAACCAGCCCTACAAGTTCCCCACCCCCGCCTGCGGGAGCGCGCCTTCGTGCTTATCCCTCTAGCCGAGATTGCTCCGCACTGGCGCGATCCTGTCAGTGGTCAATCGATACGCTCCCTACGTCAGGCTGTTGACCCTACTGGAGTTCAGCCACTTGGCCCAATCGGCGCCCTCACTTAA
- a CDS encoding NUDIX hydrolase, with protein sequence MPLGQEPPQLLKQRLFYEGRKFNFEVNRLRLPNRAEGDWECIRHPGGALAVPVTASGELIMVRQYRFAVLGRLLEFPAGTIEADESPAETIRREIQEEIGHSAQTWLPIGNFPLAPGYSDEIIYAFLATDLDAIELPPDADDDEDIEVVRLTPAQLEKAILAGEAVDAKSIASFYLAKPYLEKLAAL encoded by the coding sequence ATGCCTTTGGGTCAAGAGCCTCCTCAACTGCTCAAGCAGCGCTTGTTTTATGAGGGTCGCAAGTTCAACTTTGAGGTCAATCGCCTGCGCCTGCCAAACCGAGCAGAAGGCGACTGGGAATGCATTCGCCATCCTGGCGGGGCCTTAGCTGTACCCGTAACCGCCAGTGGTGAGTTAATTATGGTGCGTCAGTATCGCTTCGCGGTGCTTGGGCGACTGCTAGAGTTTCCAGCCGGCACAATCGAGGCTGATGAATCCCCTGCCGAAACCATTCGTCGAGAGATCCAAGAAGAAATCGGCCACAGCGCTCAAACTTGGCTACCCATTGGCAACTTTCCTTTGGCTCCTGGCTACTCAGATGAAATTATTTATGCATTTCTAGCAACTGACCTAGATGCTATCGAGTTGCCTCCCGACGCCGATGACGATGAAGACATCGAAGTCGTGCGGCTTACCCCCGCCCAGCTTGAGAAAGCGATTTTGGCTGGGGAAGCGGTAGACGCTAAATCTATTGCTAGCTTCTACCTGGCAAAACCCTATTTAGAGAAGCTAGCAGCTCTATAA
- a CDS encoding NAD(P)H-dependent oxidoreductase — protein sequence MTHSLTTPDQVIQQLNWRYATKQFDSGRKISDDTWAALEQSLVLSPSSFGLQPWKFFVVRNPALRQQLKEHAWGQAQVTDASHLVVLAIKKDVGNTEVDQFVERMATVRQMPAETLDGYGNMIKGFLAEPPYPITMDNWATRQVYIALGFLMYSAALLGVDTCPMEGFDQHKFNELLQLPEQGYSAVVLCAAGYRADDDKYATLPKVRYAPETVLGYYD from the coding sequence ATGACACATTCACTTACTACTCCTGACCAGGTTATTCAGCAGTTGAACTGGCGCTATGCTACCAAGCAGTTTGACTCAGGCCGCAAAATTTCTGATGACACATGGGCAGCCCTGGAGCAGAGTCTGGTGCTATCTCCGTCTTCCTTTGGGCTGCAACCCTGGAAGTTTTTCGTGGTGAGGAACCCGGCCTTGCGTCAGCAGCTGAAAGAACATGCCTGGGGTCAAGCTCAAGTTACCGATGCCTCTCACCTAGTGGTGCTGGCTATTAAGAAAGACGTGGGTAATACGGAGGTTGACCAGTTCGTAGAGCGCATGGCAACGGTGCGCCAGATGCCTGCCGAAACGCTTGATGGCTATGGCAACATGATCAAGGGTTTTTTGGCGGAGCCTCCTTACCCCATCACCATGGACAATTGGGCAACTCGGCAGGTTTATATTGCTTTAGGGTTTTTGATGTACTCTGCGGCCCTCCTCGGGGTTGATACTTGCCCAATGGAGGGCTTTGACCAACATAAGTTCAACGAGCTGCTGCAACTACCCGAGCAGGGCTATTCGGCGGTGGTGCTATGTGCAGCAGGCTATCGTGCCGACGATGACAAATATGCCACCTTACCTAAGGTGCGTTATGCTCCGGAAACCGTACTGGGATACTACGATTAG
- a CDS encoding HAD family hydrolase, giving the protein MALKAVLLDFNGVVINDEAIHGRLIEELLLEENLRPNPQDLAEYCLGRSDAACLSELLTRQGRVISEGYLEKLLDRKAARYREVLTALDQLPLYPGLDDLIYQIRAAQLKLAIVSGARREEIEAVLTQTAWGKYVELIVSSDDLTIGISKPSPDGYLLAIERLNQQFADLALQPTDCLAIEDSFAGIEAAKRAGVPVLGVAHVYPYQMIHRRATWAIDHLYELSLDWLKPYYGSGPDRTEQVSA; this is encoded by the coding sequence ATGGCTCTTAAGGCAGTTTTACTCGACTTCAACGGTGTCGTGATTAACGATGAGGCCATCCATGGGCGGTTGATTGAGGAGTTGCTCCTAGAAGAGAATCTTCGACCCAACCCCCAGGATCTGGCGGAATATTGCCTAGGCCGCTCTGATGCCGCTTGTCTCAGTGAGCTACTTACTCGTCAAGGACGAGTGATATCCGAGGGGTACTTAGAAAAATTGCTTGACCGTAAAGCTGCTCGCTACCGAGAAGTACTGACCGCCTTAGATCAACTGCCGCTATATCCAGGCCTCGATGATTTGATTTACCAAATTAGGGCAGCCCAGCTCAAGCTAGCTATTGTATCTGGAGCAAGGCGCGAAGAAATTGAAGCCGTCCTGACGCAGACAGCTTGGGGAAAGTATGTGGAGCTGATTGTTTCGTCGGATGATCTAACTATCGGAATTAGTAAGCCTTCCCCAGATGGATATTTACTCGCCATTGAACGCCTCAATCAGCAGTTTGCCGATTTAGCTCTACAGCCGACAGATTGCCTAGCCATAGAAGATTCCTTCGCTGGTATTGAAGCCGCTAAACGGGCAGGAGTACCCGTACTAGGCGTGGCCCATGTCTACCCGTACCAGATGATTCACCGTCGCGCTACATGGGCGATCGATCATCTCTACGAACTGAGCCTAGACTGGCTGAAACCCTACTACGGATCTGGGCCTGATAGAACCGAACAGGTTTCAGCGTAA